Proteins from a single region of Hermetia illucens chromosome 3, iHerIll2.2.curated.20191125, whole genome shotgun sequence:
- the LOC119652526 gene encoding uncharacterized protein LOC119652526, giving the protein MSVFQSYLRNANFIHVKMSLSFNKIRCNYPHGQSRVLEFFEKMPLLDPVCKTPLYRWSRYYSICAALTFIVINFFQSIQLCLMYPEKAPRSVKSLLNISVLPQCSFFKVVLHDIHLLSYAFAVETNVALFYDLLRENYSSLLSYFVITGLVLALKISVTIVNFVLSSADALATEFIYQMMQVFILVFNWTQVCCAIYNYYDKCLFVDQYSPI; this is encoded by the exons ATGTCAGTCTTTCAAAGTTACTTGAGGAATGCAAATTTCATTCATGTGAAAATGTCTTTAAGTTTCAATAAAATCCGTTGTAATTATCCTCACGGACAATCTCGCGTCTTGGAATTTTTCGAGAAAATGCCTCTATTAGATCCGGTTTGCAAAACGCCGTTATATCGATGGAGCCGGTATTACTCCATATGTGCTGCCTTAACGTTTATA GTCATAAACTTCTTTCAGAGCATTCAATTATGCTTAATGTACCCGGAGAAAGCGCCTAGGTCTGTGAAATCCTTACTGAACATCAGTGTGCTTCCACAGTGTTCCTTTTTCAAGGTGGTACTCCATGACATACACCTTCTCAGCTATGCTTTTGCGGTCGAGACTAACGTGGCGCTGTTTTATGATCTGTTGAGA GAGAACTACAGCTCTTTACTTTCATACTTTGTAATCACCGGTTTGGTGCTGGCACTTAAGATTAGCGTTACTATCGTAAACTTTGTGCTGAGTTCAGCGGACGCCTTAGCAACGGAATTTATCTATCAAATGATGCAAGTGTTTATATTAGTTTTTAACTGGACACAAGTGTGTTGTGCGATTTATAACTATTATGATAAATGTCTATTTGTTGATCAATATTCTCCCATATAA